The DNA sequence gaaaatgtgaaaaagatcaacccagtaacttagttttggtaaaccattctccacaagcatatgaaaaaaataggtcattgaaatttggccctcctggtgatgtcagaaggggataatacccagggccgccttaacctaatgtgaggccctggggctgagaggttttgtaggccccccatACCCTCAATTTATagtatcatttttttttaagtgtaatatctaggtaatctacatcacaaaatgcattagtttctttcaagacatacaacagtgagttttccctctttgacccagaaaacaccataatagtgttattaacatatcactgagcccacttgagcataaacacaagactttatttaacaaccacacacagcaacttgtggtgataataaaaccaaaatgtgtgaaagtatatatgtttataagctttatgttaATATAGTTCttggaatatacaaatttgcagaaaattcattgccactcactaaccaaatgctcaccacagttttaaaaatataataagttaaagttagttttaaagtgaaaatgcattaatgataacaaaagataagtctttatagacaaaatcttgttttttaaacagtaatttattttgtaggatattgaagatatagtatgcattgtatttagtatttatgtaTACATAAGCATAAAAAACGTACAAGCATGAATATGCACAAAACAcacagggaacatacctgtatataagatctttagataaggagattttaaatatgaatggtgctatcaggggatgatcatttgagatcGTCTtttcgctctttactttcttagacttgcacctttaccgttgcgtctctttGTCGTTTTTCTAATCTAAACCAACAGatagatgtgtgtactgtgagctaacgtcgcgtcaaactacatcgctccagctgcgcacgcgtcactaaacgcgagtaaacttaaactttataacaactaacagcattatgtgcgggaactctTCTTTATTTGGCGGCACAGTTTCGTTGCGCACGTTtggagagacttctgcatgccagagactcTCAGCTGCACAAGCACAGAGAGAGCGAGCACGCgcgcgaaagagagagagacctgcacctcactggtgcttattatgaaatttcagaaattactctttcatttgttggtggattatttcctgtttctctgtcacactcagtctaacatgcAGAAATGCCAAGTTGACAACGCGCATTTAATTACATTATgcggaatagaaaaatctgaCTGTTAacttacgtctgacattttatctCACGGTAAGTTAccacggaccaatcagcagacATGTAACGTGaaattagagtgattgacagaaaccctgacaagttacaaaacagaATGACATTTTCATCTCATCATGAACGCGAACatgggaggcccttgaacttcggaggcccctgggcttcagcccaggtaagcccgtgcattaaggcggccttgatAATACCGCATTTGCACTACTtacatttagtacagagatcaactcatttgcatgttaaaggacacacccaaaatggcacatttttgctcacacacacaaagtgaaaattttaacttgcttaattttaataaattatctgtatggtattttgagctagaacttcacatatgtactctgggtacaccaaagatttatttgacatcttaaaaaagtcttgtgaaatgtcacctttaatttaaaaacaccttgtactgacatatcttaacatatatcagtgccattgttttcaagatgcatagtttttttttttgtaaacaaatcgacttaaatgtcctaatataactaagtaACTAAGGTCTTTATATAaggtatttatataaataatataactaaggtctagtcctggattaatctaaagcCGATCTGGGAAACCGCTGCAAAATGTCAAATGAAACATTGCGATCAACACAGGCCAACACATGTAGCACCTATTAGTACTTTAAACGAAATGCTGATGAAAAGAAACATTGAGGTAGCGtaatgttaaaaatatttttagagaAACAACAAAAAGTATAATTTATATCCTATATCTTAATCACTGTGAAACATGCATTTTACTAATGAAACTGTCTGAGTGGAGTCTAATAGTGGGATCTCTAACTGTCCTCCTGAGATGCAGGTCCTTTCACTAACAGGTATGCTAATTTCTTGTTGAGGTTTCAGTAAACAGTACATACCATGTAGACTGCTAGCTTTCCTTATGcagaaatgcaaacaaatacacttaagcgtatacgcacaaccggcgcaacgtcatagaatgtctctgaacaggttcacgcccacttttgggggaaatcgcactagacgttccattggcttccattcaaaatagcggaacaaagcaaccttcgtacacagtcggcaggcgtaaataacttatgaaatcactcagattaaacatgttaagtaattatctgtccaccctgccggccatagagcgcgaaagataaattaacatatttaatttggtcaatataaaaacatgtctcccCCACTCTCCCAGCATCAAACCTGTgcaacaacgctccctattggccagaggtgtcttacccggacattaactcgtacctcatcgagtcaacagggaagcaagtgaatgattttacttcgtatttaaaagttacttcgtatttatttattatgtctttatatttagagtaatgagtgcacttttccgtccagccatacaactaactggcttagcgatatttccagcaatcactggatggcgttgttacataaaatttgacgctgtgagaatgaaaggaacatgtttttatattgaccaaattaaatgtgttaatgtacctttcgcgctctatggcaggcaggatggacagataaatactcaacctgtttaatctgagtgatattataagttatttacgcctgccggctctgtaaaaacgttgctttgttccgctattttgaatggaagccaatggaagcgcTGCTTTTCTATcacccaaaaaggggcggtgacgaaatttacagtcaagttcccggatgtgccggtagtccgtatcaATGCTCCGAACGAAGACAGTATTGTTTAATTTGATACTGAAGTTGCCTGGGTAAACTAGCGCCCTCTTGTGTCGCACTCGCATATAATGTGTTGGCCAGCTTTGTCACACTTTTTGCCTGTGTGGTTAAAGACGATCAAGTGACTAgatattttataacattattAGTTTGGTTTAATGCCATTGTTTGCTGTTttacatataataaaaataaataaacatttaaagtattAGTATTATAATTTTATAGCTGAGGGCTTGAAACCGGGGCGTCAGAACCATTATATGTGGGGTGGGATAAGACCCAATTTTGGACCCACTCACTTTTTCTCTAAGCCTGAATTTACACTGCATATCTTGACGCCCAATTTCCAATTTGTTGCTTATATCTGATTTTTTTGAGGCCCCgcttacatcatcttttaaaaaCGACTTGTATTAGAATGTACACTAAACCCTTGGCAAAACAATTCAAGGTGACCCAGAACAGCTTAAAATGATTATACAAGATTATAGTGCTTTATTTCTgtgacataaaaaataaaaggcaggttgataaaagcactgggaacccaattatagcacttaaacatggaaaacgtCAAGATTTGAagggtatgtcccctttaaactttACTCCACTAAGTGGACCTCCATTGCGCTGCTAAGAAGAGTTATGTGTTCGTGGGTAGTGTCCACCTGACTTGACGCCATTTGGCAGCATCACAGTTTCTATGACGCATGACACGTCTCGACATGGGAATATCCAACCTGTCTGCATTGCGGATGCAaaatttatttccacatatgaCTGAGGCCTGAAACCGATCTGAGAATATCGGAATCTATGTGCTTTTTCCTGATCCGATCTGTGCCATAATCATAATTGAGTCACTTCAAACAGACAGTGTAAATGCTGCCTATTTTAGCCCATATGTCTGTTCACTTGTCAGAGCGCTGTCAGTCAacagcgtgtgtgtgcgtgtcttcAGGGTTTACCCCACACAACAtgatttctgatcgtaaatattcaacatgtttaTGATTTGCGATGGCCCCAATGTGCTTCCGAGCAGATTCGGATGCTCTTAACACACTGCACAACAcaggaaaatctgataagataatcggTGCATCCATGAAGACTTTACCTAGGACTGTCGTAAGGGGGAAAATTAGCCCAAATTCAGCCTGATTATCATGTGGTGTGTACCTGGCTTTAGATACAGAGCCAGATGCAGGCCTGGCCTGCTTATCTCATATAGCGCCGCACAGCTCTGACTTAACCACAGGGGGCAGTGTTGTTCTCCTCCACCACACGTTGCAGGACATCTGCAACCTGACAACACATACGATCATATGGGGTCAGGAAAAAGCAGTCAATGTATTAAACAGTGAACTGAATGAAGTAAGATTACTCACTGTGACAGTTACATCATCTCCATTTCCCATAACAGATCTAATGAGCGGGACAACAACCGCCATGCAGTGCTCTGAACTGCCTGAACAAACTCCTCTGGGTTTTAGGAAAAAATGATAAAGATGGAACAGAAACTATGATATGCATTTATACATGCCTTACACATAGTGGTTTTTAGCATGCCATCAGTCAATATAGATGTATAACTTCCGAGTAATCCACTAAGTGCTTGCTGTATATCACAATCGTTTGAAGCTAAAAGCAGTGCTGCACTAATGGATTCTTGAGATTTCTGGACCACCAGCATGGAGGTCTTCACCAATGCAAGACAGGACTGCATCCCCTGAGCCTTATGAAGACCAGCACAAGTGCACAATGCAGACAAATATATATCAGTTACTTCCAGCCACCCAAAATGACTGGACAAGACGTTTCATGAGTATAGGTATGCAATCGCAAAACACTGTGAATCCCATGTTTACGGCACCTTACATAACAATGAAGAGTTTGCCTGTTCTGCTCCAGATAATAATTCAGAACCCGCTTAAGGAACTTGAAGAAAAAACTGAAAATCAGTCATTTAGAAATGCAGTGCAAGACAATTAAATTTATgcaattaaatgtgttaatgatTTCAATACAAACCTGTTTGTAAATGAATGCATTTTTCCCCTGCAAACCAGAGCATATTAAAATCTGTCATAATGACACAATTTAATAAAATCTAAATTATAATAACAGCACCAAGGTACCAGTGGGAAAGCCATCTAGACAGGAAGTGATGCAATTTGTTAGGTGAAGATATTGATATGCTCACCAAGATAGTCTGGACTGCTAGCTATGCACTATTGTGGAGAAGAATGGagattatataaaaatttaGTTATAAATGATTCCCTTattgtgttctgtttttatatattttaatgatcAAATTTAGCTCATCAATATGGCTGCATCCAAATCTCTAAAATGCTGCCTTTGCATGTATAATTCACTACACTTATGTAATGCTGGATGTATAAACCCCATTAAGTCAGATAGATAGGACTGTAAAAAGAAAAGTACATTAGAAAGATacaaagcaaatataaatgatttatGTAGCAAAAGGGTAAAAGAAAGTAAAATACCAAAATGTTGTCTTTTTTCTGAACTTTTCTGTGGACCCCTTAGAACCTGATGGAGGCCCCCGGACCCAAGTTTAAAAACCCCTGGCATAATGCGTCCTCAAACATCACGtcctcttcttcctcttctCCCCCTCATTGCCCACAAATTGCATTTAACGTTGTAATCCAAGAAATGATTGTCAGTAGacgtatacagtatatattttttctcataCATTAGTCAACAACAGAATAGTCCAGTTCATATGGCTTTAAAAGGATTTGCTTCAAGGTCCCAAGCCTTGTTGCATCACTTTAATGTTGAAATGTACAGAGAGCTAAAAATATATTGgcaatgtatttaaaacagaaaataaaattaattataaatgtgttaaataaaataaatttgaaccATATGCATCTTCAAAGAATACTTTTCATTAAACAAGTCcatgtttattataaaatattttacagatctctgcaataaatttcttttataacaaacacattttaacaaatatttatgttAAGCAATGGTTCAGATCATCTTTAGTGCTATTGCTTTTTCACCTTTTCCATCTCCCGTCTTGTTTTGCTTAAAGGTGATCGATTATGAGCATGTCCTTCCGCTGTGTCGGAATAGGatgaattttttaaagtaaggtGTAAACTAAGAttttttgggcttgtttttgAAGCTAGTGTCTCGCAAGACCTGGTTACACTGGAAACATTATCCCTTTAACCGCCTGGGTTTTATAGTCATAGCTGTGAATTATCAGAAATTCATATTTCTCAGGTAATAGTACATTCTGAGAGGGATGATCTGAAAACATAAGCTTAGCTTTTCTACGTTTACCATAAAGTGACAAATCAACCGGTAgagcactttttaaaaaaatattaaaaacatactAAAGTTTTTTCATGGCACCAAGTAACATAATTTTGTAAAGTTAGGGTTCTAACAGTGTAATATGTCCAAAAAAATATGCTTTCTTTGCAAAATTTCACCAAAAACAGTTCACATGGTAGGGGTGATGGCTGTTGATTGACACTCTGACATCTAGTGGATTTTTTGGCATAAGATACTTCAAGCAAATGGTAGAGATAGCTTAATCAGCTTAGGTGCTCCtcacaataaaatatattgaCTAAAAATGTGCTCAACCATTTGGTTGGAAGGAAGTTAAAGGGTTAAGAGAAGCCTATGGCTTGAAAAAAGAGAGTATCAGCATaatgtttcttttaaaaacgtaaaatgtttaaaagatCACACATGAAATAAGATTACATTTCTGaaatgttaaatataaacaatgctaaatattatttattcatttttaacaaatgttaaATTTCACTGCAGAAACTTGTACAGTCAGGATGACAACAAAGAGTATGATGTTCTCTGTCATTAAAGCTTTATTAAGGTGTTATTTTACTTATTACAAACTGATAAAGTGATGCCGTTTAAGCACAAACAACACCCATCAGAGAGACAGGGCAGTTTCGATTTTTTCTGTATGTTTTCCTTCATGCATGTCAGGGTGGAGGGCACTGTTAAGGTCtacctaaaaaataaaacaatcatCAAGGGTCAATTTAAAACATATCCTTAGAAAAGTTTTATAGCTGTGTGGAAAACATTTTGTGATCAGTAAGAATAACCATCATAAATCCCCTATTATCATTCATTAAGTAATGTTATGTGAATAAAGAAAAGGAGGATAATAGTATTTAACGATAACCTTACTgtttaacaaacaaaactcatacaaaaattataatttttttacttttacaattGTACAGTCTGTTGAGTCTGTTGATGTCATTCTGGCTCATCTGAGTAGCTCCTCCCAGCTGAACATTGCTGTTTGGAATAGGGACCATAGTGGGATTGCCATTCTTTGAGAAAGCATATCTGATGATTCAAAGGGTACAGTTAGAAACAATCTACAATCTGTAACATCTTACTTACAGAAAACACATATCTCGTCTTAAGCCAAAATTATCTTATCTCTCGTACTGCATCACAGAACCATAGTCATAGGAAGTTCCCTGGTTTAGGGTGTCAATTTTGttaaagttgtgttttttgtctGAGGAGCAAACATGACATCACTTTATCCCGCCAGAAATCTAAGAGACTTTAAGACTTAATGTAATTTGATaatttctgtagaaataacagtatttctgacaactgtagatttaaatttatgttatttactggcaacacgcaaagcattctgggaaccaaaatctgaagaaaaaaacatgctttgcatgaggcagTTATTTTATAGTTTGATTCTGTAAGGACAAAGACTTAAATCTTAAGTAAGTTAGTGGCAAACAGctgcacattttttacagtgcatgtatCAATGTACCTTCTAGGATGTTCTCCCAGacaattttaatgtaactgTCGCGGTCACTGCGGGTTTGCTCGTGGTTAAAGCCAAGTGCATGGAGCAGCTCATGCTGGATAGTACTGTGGTAAATACAGCCACTTCGAGCCAGAGACAGAACCTGGCCGTAACCCTGACGACCAACATATGAATAGCATCTGTAAGGACAAATGAATGCATTCATTTTCTTGTCAAAATTTCATTCTTATACTGATTGGAATTCTgcttctctttttttcttttgatgatGCACTTTTAGTGTGATATTGTCTACTACGCATCCACTGCGGGACTCAATGCTGATGTAGTCTCTCTCATTGTTACGAGGGAAGAAACGAACACAGGAGATATCAGTGAAAGAGTCCAGACCACGCTTAATGATCTCTTTCTCACTGGAGGCTGAGAGCAGAGGTTACTTATTAGATTTTAACTTTACACTTGCATTGCACTGATTACTCTAAACTCTAGCACTCTCTAATCCCCTCATATTTTATTCTTTGGTCTTTGAGAGGAAACATACACTTTTATATTAGGAACGTACAGTAGTGGTCGGCAATGACATAAGGTATCCAGATATTGCCGTCGCCAGACTGGTTCCAGAGGCAATCGTTGGCCGTGCAGGGATCAGCATTTTTTTCATTCACAGCAATATCATCTATTAGCGTGGGCTCATCAGGTCCAGGAactaaaacagaaacaaaaatgtatgaactGTGATCTAAATACATtatttgagaaagaaaaaattGCAGGATGAAAATTGTTTGTTATTGTTGATTTACTGATCTAAGTATTAATGTTGAAATAGCACAGATAAAGAAACAATGAATCTATCACACATACAACAAAATGATGTGAATCATAAAATAGTTTTGGTGTACCTGTGCTGTATTGATGTATGTTGTTAAGTGTGTGATGTATGCTTACCGATGCCTCTGTTGGCTCTATGCAACAGTTCACCCACAGGCAAGTCAGCAGCATTCTCCTCAATAACTATTATTAAAACACATCAGGCCATTCAGTAATGCACCATTACTCTATCAGTTAATGATGAATGCAAAAAtctattttaagtttaatgtttcATATCAAAGCTTTTAATATTCTCATTTATATCATCTGAGCTGCTGGAGAATTTGACTTACCAGGCTGCATATGACGTTTGCCAAAACACCACATAtaattacaacataaaaaaaaacattgaaagaTTCACTGAAGTCTTTTTATATTTGTCATTATTATATGGAGAAAAACAATCTTTTTTGCATGCTTTATTTGCAATTCAGcaatataaatgtttgtaagtcTAAGCACATACATACCTTCCCTTCAACAGAGAAGACCAGCAGCAGGGCCAAAAGGCCAAAGGTCACCTTGGTCAACATAGCAGCCAAAGACCTTAGACAAAACCACAGCACATCAGTTtgatttgaaaaatgtttaGTCATCCCTTATACCAAAATATTTACTATCTTAAATGACACTGGGtgctaaaatgcatttttgagccgcatgccttaatttaaaaacatcttgcactgacatatcttaacatattttGGGACcgttgttttgtttcaagatgcacaccagtattgttttttgtatgtttgtaaaaaaattctaatataactaaggtctggtcctgaattaatctaaac is a window from the Misgurnus anguillicaudatus chromosome 21, ASM2758022v2, whole genome shotgun sequence genome containing:
- the LOC129445144 gene encoding low choriolytic enzyme, whose translation is MWCFGKRHMQPVIEENAADLPVGELLHRANRGIVPGPDEPTLIDDIAVNEKNADPCTANDCLWNQSGDGNIWIPYVIADHYSSSEKEIIKRGLDSFTDISCVRFFPRNNERDYISIESRSGCYSYVGRQGYGQVLSLARSGCIYHSTIQHELLHALGFNHEQTRSDRDSYIKIVWENILEDKKHNFNKIDTLNQGTSYDYGSVMQYERYAFSKNGNPTMVPIPNSNVQLGGATQMSQNDINRLNRLYNCKSRP